In Macadamia integrifolia cultivar HAES 741 chromosome 1, SCU_Mint_v3, whole genome shotgun sequence, a single window of DNA contains:
- the LOC122083597 gene encoding uncharacterized protein LOC122083597 produces MDDYDLELDEMELVAAAAGYFYCSEVCKQPSECSSVIRSEFMDEVLNGNDDLFREMLRMDKHVFYKFCDILRQKELLRDSAGVRIDEQLAIFLNIIGHNERNRVIQERFQHSGETISRHFNNVLKAIKSLSREFLQPPQATTPPEILNHTRFYPYFKDCIGVIDGLHIPAHVLAKDQLRFRNRNGVPTQNVLVACTFDQQFIFVYPGWEGSAADSRVLRAVLNDPDQNFPQIPEGKYYLVDVGYMNTAGFLSPYQGVRYNLHEFRGVNQQPRNAKELFNHRHSSLRSIIQRSFDVLKERFPILKLAPQYAFHIQRDLVIAACVIHNHIRREERNDWLFNSVQRRMVDDLQDPDQPEMDFGATVHDEFASFLQDSIASAMWNDFVHEWEEW; encoded by the exons ATGGATGACTATGATTTAGAACTGGATGAGATGGAATTAGTTGCAGCTGCTGCAGGCTATTTCTATTGTAGTGAAGTCTGTAAGCAGCCTTCTGAATGTTCATCAGTTATCAGATCTGAATTTATGGATGAAGTTCTAAATGGTAATGATGATCTTTTTCGTGAAATGTTACGGATGGATAAACATGTCTTCTACAAGTTCTGTGACATCCTTCGACAAAAGGAGCTGTTACGTGATTCTGCTGGTGTTAGAATAGATGAACAATTGGCAATATTCTTGAACATTATTGGCCACAATGAGCGTAATAGAGTCATCCAAGAACGCTTTCAGCACTCTGGTGAAACCATCAGCCGACATTTTAATAATGTATTGAAGGCAATCAAATCACTGTCTCGTGAATTTTTACAGCCACCGCAGGCCACTACTCCACCAGAAATCCTCAACCATACTCGATTCTACCCATATTTCAAG GATTGTATTGGAGTAATAGATGGCTTACACATCCCTGCACATGTCCTAGCCAAAGATCAATTGCGATTTCGTAATAGAAATGGTGTTCCAACGCAAAATGTGTTGGTGGCTTGCACTTTTGACCAAcagtttatttttgtttatccTGGTTGGGAGGGCTCAGCTGCTGATTCACGTGTATTGAGAGCTGTCCTTAACGATCCTGATCAGAATTTTCCTCAAATTCCGGaag GTAAGTACTACCTTGTCGATGTGGGTTACATGAATACAGCGGGTTTTCTTTCCCCATATCAAGGTGTTCGGTACAACCTCCATGAATTTAGGGGTGTTAATCAGCAACCAAGAAATGCGAAAGAGTTATTTAATCATCGGCACTCTTCATTAAGAAGTATTATCCAGCGATCTTTTGATGTGTTGAAAGAACGGTTTCCTATCCTCAAATTGGCTCCTCAGTACGCATTTCATATCCAaagggatttggttatagctgCGTGTGTTATACATAATCATATACGACGTgaagaaagaaatgattggttgTTTAATAGTGTCCAACGGAGGATGGTGGATGACTTGCAGGATCCTGATCAACCCGAGATGGATTTTGGTGCCACGGTGCATGATGAGTTTGCTTCTTTTCTGCAAGATTCAATTGCATCTGCCATGTGGAATGACTTTGTACATGAATGGGAAGAGTGGTGA
- the LOC122073070 gene encoding vacuolar iron transporter homolog 4-like, with product MAALEIEASNETNIPETDVEQQREQEIKIKYSQRAQWLRAAVLGASDGLVSTASLMMGVGAVDQDVKSMIITGFAGMVAGACSMAIGEFVSVYSQYDMEVSQMKRLNNGSDNGKESLEEIKKEILSNPFKAAGASALSFVVGALVPLLSASFINNYKVRLGVVIAMSSLALMVFGVLGAVLGRAPVMKPCLRVLTGGWLAMGFTYGLTKFLGVLGISGGI from the coding sequence ATGGCAGCCCTAGAAATAGAAGCTAGCAACGAAACTAATATCCCTGAAACAGATGTTGAGCAACAGAGAGaacaagaaatcaaaattaagtATTCCCAAAGGGCACAGTGGCTTAGAGCCGCAGTGCTTGGAGCCAGTGATGGGTTGGTCTCCACAGCCTCGTTAATGATGGGAGTAGGAGCTGTAGATCAGGATGTAAAATCCATGATCATTACTGGTTTTGCAGGGATGGTTGCCGGAGCGTGTAGCATGGCAATCGGAGAATTCGTGTCGGTGTACTCTCAGTATGACATGGAGGTCTCTCAAATGAAGAGATTGAATAATGGTTCAGATAATGGAAAAGAAAGTCTGgaagagatcaagaaagaaaTCCTGTCAAACCCATTTAAGGCAGCTGGAGCATCTGCTCTATCCTTTGTTGTTGGAGCACTGGTGCCACTGTTATCAGCTtcttttataaataattataaGGTGAGATTGGGGGTGGTAATTGCAATGTCAAGCTTGGCTTTAATGGTATTTGGAGTTTTAGGTGCAGTTTTAGGGAGGGCACCTGTGATGAAGCCTTGTTTGAGGGTGTTGACTGGGGGGTGGCTGGCTATGGGTTTCACTTATGGATTGACCAAGTTTCTTGGGGTGCTTGGAATATCTGGAGGAATATGA